Proteins encoded within one genomic window of Nomia melanderi isolate GNS246 chromosome 8, iyNomMela1, whole genome shotgun sequence:
- the LOC116426675 gene encoding uncharacterized protein LOC116426675 — MHRSSIVSAGVPLFLFIAGFSVALSAVALDREAYRESPNLPPADSPDDNAGRYIPEDWQRNWRQSLTSEIKIHSAERNASDLDINWLFAVIFRHAPQNYKAMESLDQNTSGNKIEEIAEDVGVNEIGKSDETVIQTDNKFVIPQLESRTIVDPPEFQCPEGEKKDPAGKCRPIIT; from the exons ATGCATCGTTCATCGATCGTTTCGGCCGGTGTTCCTCTGTTCCTGTTTATCGCTGGCTTCTCCGTAGCGTTATCAGCGGTCGCTTTGGACAGAGAGGCGTATCGAGAATCGCCGAATTTGCCACCGGCTGACTCGCCGGACGATAATGCGGGCAGATATATACCGGAGGACTGGCAGAGAAACTGGCGGCAGTCCCTGACGTCGGAGATCAAGATTCACTCGGCGGAGCGCAACGCGTCAGATCTGGACATCAACTGGTTGTTCGCCGTGATATTTAGACACGCGCCGCAGAATTACAAGGCGATGGAGTCCTTGGATCAGAACACATCCGGAAACAAGATCGAGGAGATCGCGGAAGACGTGGGAGTGAACGAGATCGGGAAAAGCGACGAGACTGTGATACAGACGGACAACAAGTTCGTAATACCACAATTAGAATCCAGGACAATCGTCGATCCGCCTGAGTTCCAGTGCCCTGAAGGTGAAAAGAAGGATCCTGCCGGGAAATGCAGGCCGATTAT AACGTAG